In the Quercus lobata isolate SW786 chromosome 5, ValleyOak3.0 Primary Assembly, whole genome shotgun sequence genome, one interval contains:
- the LOC115988499 gene encoding zingipain-1-like: MALIEQKKLITIMFFILETLISRAMSRPFSESLISERYEIWLAQYGRKHVNSEEQEKRFNIFKDNVEYIDKFNSEGNRTYKLGANKFADLTHEEFLASYNREKISTSPSFINVDSFDPNAVTDVPPTLDWRARGAVTPVKDQGWGCTQSGWAFSVAAGIEGLLHNVTGNLRELSVQQLIDCSINKYSSGCNGGVSARAYNYVRDNRGITLEEYYPYHGSLGTCDQQKATKFQVFQISGCYGTQGRTEADLLMRVAAQPVSIDLDASSREFQLYASGVFTGPCGVQSTHVANLVGYGVAEDGTKYWIMKNSWGTGWGEAGYMRILRDYVNNGLCGLAQEVVWPFVNSLH; this comes from the exons ATGGCTTTAATAGAGCAAAAAAAACTTATCACAATCATGTTTTTTATTCTAGAGACTTTGATATCTCGAGCCATGTCCAGACCTTTTTCAGAATCCCTGATTTCTGAGAGATATGAGATATGGCTGGCTCAGTATGGACGAAAACATGTAAACAGTGAAGAGCAGGAAAAGCGTTTCAATATATTCAAGGACAATGTAGAATATATAGACAAATTCAATAGTGAAGGGAATCGTACTTACAAGTTAGGTGCCAATAAATTTGCGGACTTAACTCATGAAGAATTTCTTGCCTCTTATAATAGAGAAAAGATTTCCACCTCTCCAAGTTTTATCAATGTTGACAGCTTCGATCCCAATGCCGTTACCGACGTTCCACCCACTCTTGATTGGAGAGCGAGAGGAGCTGTTACCCCCGTAAAGGACCAAGGCTGGGGCTGTA CCCAATCCGGCTGGGCCTTTTCAGTAGCCGCAGGAATAGAAGGGTTACTCCATAACGTAACTGGCAACTTGCGCGAATTGTCTGTGCAGCAACTAATTGACtgttcaataaataaatatagttCTGGCTGCAATGGTGGTGTGTCGGCTCGTGCCTATAATTATGTACGAGATAATAGAGGAATAACTCTTGAAGAATATTACCCATATCATGGGTCGCTAGGAACTTGTGACCAGCAAAAGGCAACTAAGTTTCAAGTCTTCCAGATAAGTGGCTGCTATGGAACACAAGGAAGAACTGAGGCGGATTTACTTATGAGAGTGGCTGCCCAGCCAGTTTCAATTGATCTCGATGCTTCTAGTCGTGAATTTCAATTATATGCAAGTGGAGTTTTCACGGGACCGTGTGGGGTTCAGTCAACCCATGTCGCCAATCTAGTTGGCTATGGAGTGGCTGAAGATGGTACCAAGTACTGGATCATGAAGAATTCATGGGGCACCGGTTGGGGTGAGGCTGGCTATATGAGGATTCTTAGAGACTATGTGAATAATGGTCTTTGTGGCCTTGCTCAAGAAGTGGTTTGGCCATTTGTTAACTCACTCCATTGA
- the LOC115988487 gene encoding 50S ribosomal protein L34, chloroplastic gives MASMTVLSSYSSPGLSCVGVGVGGRQTCIPSASLTFLAGSSSTTRTSVRVSHNSSSHSGLLHCSFLPSCSPSFPSSFSGLSLGLDLIPNIGVRRVRRHSLVVRAGKYALCQTKRNRSRKSLARTHGFRRRMRTTSGRAVLKRRRAKGRKVLCTKSNPNSGK, from the exons ATGGCTTCGATGACAGTGCTATCATCGTACTCCTCACCTGGGCTTTCATGTGTAGGAGTAGGAGTAGGAGGGAGACAAACTTGTATTCCTTCAGCTTCACTCACATTCCTTGCCGGGTCAAGTTCAACAACTAGGACCTCAGTCAGAGTGTCCCATAATTCCTCCTCTCATTCTGGGCTTCTTCACTGCTCCTTTCTACCCTCCTGCTCCCCCTCTTTCCCTTCTTCCTTCTCAG GTTTAtctttgggtttggatttgattCCCAATATTGGGGTCAGAAGAGTGAGACGCCACAGCCTTGTTGTGAGGGCTGGGAAGTATGCTCTTTGTCAGACAAAGAGGAACAGGTCACGTAAGTCTCTAGCTCGTACTCATGGCTTCCGTAGACGGATGAGAACCACCAGTGGTAGAGCAGTTTTGAAGCGCAGACGTGCCAAGGGACGGAAGGTCCTCTGCACAAAGTCCAATCCCAACAGTGGGAAGTGA